A portion of the Adhaeribacter radiodurans genome contains these proteins:
- a CDS encoding dipeptidyl-peptidase 3 family protein has product MKREYFQILFLISAFCLLSCNKNQKEQTNNQQATTANQDQASNTNSVTPIHKRLGKYVQVKLTSDLNGLSAKEKQMLPLLIEIAQIMDDLFWYEAYGNRDSLLTVVKDGATHKFVEINYGPWDRLENNAPFIPGVGPKPETANFYPKDITKAEFEKANLKDKKSHYTFLRRDAQGKLITVPYHVQFKTQVEKAASLLREAAGLAEDAGLKKYLALRAEALLTDKYQPSDLAWMDMKTNTIDFVVGPIEVYEDKLYNYKAAHEAYVLVKDQAWSKRLAKYAAFLPELQKGLPVPAKYKTETPGTDSDLNAYDVIYYAGDCNSGSKTIAINLPNDEEVQLKKGTRRLQLKNAMQAKFDKIMVPITQTLIAQDQQQLVNFDAFFATTMFHEVAHGLGIKNTINKKGTVRDALKEQGSALEEGKADILGLYMITQLHKKGQIEGDLKSYYTTFLAGIFRSVRFGAASAHGQANMVRFNFFAQNGAFVRDAATGTYRVDFEKMEQAMNKLSEKILTLQGDGDYTGVKQLLTEQGKISTELQNDLNLLAQAEIPVDVVFEQGKEVLGL; this is encoded by the coding sequence ATGAAAAGAGAATATTTTCAAATTCTGTTTTTAATAAGTGCTTTTTGCTTATTGAGTTGCAATAAAAATCAAAAAGAACAAACCAATAATCAGCAAGCAACTACGGCAAATCAAGACCAAGCCAGCAATACTAACTCAGTAACTCCAATTCACAAACGTTTAGGGAAGTATGTGCAGGTAAAACTTACTTCAGATTTAAACGGATTATCTGCCAAGGAAAAACAAATGCTGCCCTTGCTGATAGAAATTGCCCAGATAATGGATGACCTTTTTTGGTACGAAGCTTATGGCAACCGTGACTCTTTGTTAACCGTCGTGAAAGATGGGGCTACCCATAAATTTGTAGAAATAAATTATGGACCTTGGGACCGGCTGGAAAACAATGCCCCCTTTATACCGGGTGTAGGCCCTAAACCTGAAACAGCCAACTTCTACCCGAAGGATATAACCAAAGCCGAATTTGAAAAAGCTAATCTGAAAGATAAAAAAAGCCACTACACTTTTCTGCGCCGCGATGCGCAGGGAAAATTAATAACGGTGCCTTATCATGTGCAATTTAAAACCCAAGTAGAAAAAGCGGCGTCTCTGCTACGTGAAGCCGCTGGTTTAGCAGAAGATGCCGGTTTAAAGAAATACCTGGCTTTACGCGCCGAAGCTTTATTAACCGATAAGTACCAACCCAGCGATTTAGCCTGGATGGATATGAAAACGAATACCATTGATTTTGTGGTTGGCCCAATTGAAGTGTACGAAGATAAATTGTATAACTACAAAGCCGCGCACGAAGCTTACGTGCTGGTGAAAGACCAGGCCTGGAGTAAACGCCTGGCTAAATACGCGGCGTTTCTGCCGGAACTGCAAAAAGGCTTACCCGTACCGGCTAAATACAAAACCGAAACCCCGGGCACTGATTCCGATTTAAATGCGTACGATGTAATCTATTATGCCGGCGATTGCAATTCGGGTAGTAAAACCATTGCCATTAATTTGCCCAACGACGAAGAAGTGCAACTGAAAAAAGGTACCCGCCGCTTGCAATTAAAAAACGCCATGCAGGCGAAGTTTGATAAAATTATGGTGCCAATTACCCAAACTTTAATTGCCCAGGATCAGCAACAACTTGTTAATTTCGATGCTTTTTTTGCCACCACCATGTTCCATGAGGTAGCGCACGGTTTAGGAATTAAAAATACAATAAACAAAAAAGGCACCGTGCGCGATGCGTTAAAAGAACAAGGATCGGCGCTGGAAGAAGGCAAAGCGGATATTCTGGGTTTGTACATGATTACGCAACTTCATAAGAAAGGCCAGATAGAAGGCGATTTAAAAAGTTATTATACTACTTTCCTGGCGGGTATCTTCCGGTCGGTGCGGTTTGGGGCGGCTAGTGCCCATGGCCAGGCCAACATGGTGCGGTTTAACTTTTTTGCGCAAAACGGGGCTTTTGTACGCGATGCCGCTACTGGTACCTACCGGGTAGATTTTGAAAAAATGGAACAAGCCATGAACAAGCTCTCCGAGAAAATACTCACCCTACAGGGAGATGGAGATTACACCGGCGTAAAGCAACTTTTAACCGAACAAGGTAAAATAAGTACGGAACTGCAAAATGATTTAAACCTATTAGCTCAAGCGGAAATTCCGGTAGACGTGGTTTTTGAACAAGGCAAAGAAGTATTAGGGCTTTAA
- a CDS encoding PAS domain-containing sensor histidine kinase translates to MTSTKTGAPLDLELLFHQLPGLYLILDPALTIIEVSNSYLKATLTKRENLINYYIFDVFPDNPAASEANAASNLRASLQQVLQQKRTQKMAIQRYDIPRPAEQGGGFEKRYWKVRNKPVKNAANEIQYIIHQVKDITFYYQEKQVYQLNEELLHVAMQMINDVIWDWNLPDNKIIWSDGFNTRFGYQKEDVEPTVYSKYSRIHPEDVERIEHSIQTVIQHGLEVWSDVYRFKRKDGSFAEILDRGFVLRDSQQKPYRMIGAMIDISQTKQAEEDARQSAFRFNSLMESLPLMTWTALPTGKVNYYNQRWSEYLGISQKELLEIGWEHYIHPEDKTLTQTKWQHAVTTGTPLEVENKWRSVSSAEYRWFLVRAVPIRDENDEIILWIGSHTDIDVHKRFQEELQIRDEKLQRMLQQAPAHFCLVKGPDQIIDFATPGIQQLFGNRECIGLPIGTAWPEIEEQGLTRLMKQVYSSGEPLVFQETKVMVDRLNKGQLQEGYFSFTYQPFRDSQNRIEGVLILAVEVTDQVIAKRQAEILTKQLRAEKERFEFLAETIPQFIWTTDQQGYHDYFNQRWINYTGYDVEASRGTEMWRNLLHPDDRERSQTRWEHSLRTGEFYEVEYRFKSKEGNYRWFLGQATPMHDVNGNITKWFGTCTDIEEKKRSEEELLTINQELRKTNEDLDSFVYTASHDLKLPIISMSRIFSELTRSAQFTAPDAEILITMFHKSLDQLHTTIRDLTDIVQVQKNLDQHQEITLFTDVIQEVQLSIQDIIKESDAQIIAHFEAAPTIYFSRVNLKSIIYNLLSNAIKYRSPHRKPVINIKTDKENEFIVLTVQDNGLGINLERHKGKLFQMFKRFHNHVGGSGIGLYIINRIVQNNGGHIELTSEVDAGTTFKVYLKQQERTRST, encoded by the coding sequence ATGACTTCAACCAAAACTGGAGCACCCCTTGATTTAGAATTGCTCTTTCATCAACTTCCGGGGCTTTACTTAATTTTAGATCCAGCTTTAACTATTATTGAAGTTAGCAACTCGTATTTAAAAGCAACCTTAACGAAGCGGGAGAATCTCATTAACTACTACATTTTTGATGTTTTTCCGGATAATCCAGCTGCTTCTGAAGCCAACGCAGCAAGTAATTTACGGGCATCGCTCCAGCAAGTACTTCAGCAGAAAAGAACGCAGAAAATGGCTATCCAACGGTACGATATTCCCCGGCCAGCGGAACAAGGAGGCGGTTTTGAGAAGCGCTATTGGAAAGTACGGAACAAACCAGTTAAAAATGCGGCTAATGAAATACAGTATATAATTCACCAGGTAAAGGATATTACCTTCTATTATCAGGAAAAGCAAGTTTACCAGCTTAACGAAGAGTTACTGCACGTAGCAATGCAAATGATTAACGATGTTATCTGGGATTGGAACCTGCCGGATAATAAAATTATCTGGAGTGATGGTTTTAACACCCGGTTTGGCTACCAAAAAGAAGATGTCGAACCTACCGTTTACTCTAAGTATTCTCGCATTCATCCAGAGGATGTAGAACGTATCGAGCATAGCATACAAACGGTGATACAACATGGCCTGGAAGTTTGGAGCGATGTGTACCGCTTTAAACGAAAAGATGGCTCTTTCGCCGAAATACTAGACCGGGGATTTGTACTGCGCGATAGTCAGCAGAAGCCGTACCGCATGATTGGGGCAATGATTGATATAAGCCAAACCAAACAAGCAGAAGAAGATGCCCGGCAAAGCGCTTTCCGCTTTAACAGTTTAATGGAATCCTTGCCCCTCATGACCTGGACTGCCTTGCCCACCGGAAAAGTAAATTATTATAACCAGCGTTGGTCGGAGTACTTAGGAATATCGCAAAAAGAATTATTAGAAATTGGGTGGGAGCACTACATTCATCCGGAAGACAAAACCCTTACGCAAACTAAGTGGCAACATGCAGTAACTACGGGTACTCCGCTGGAAGTGGAGAACAAGTGGCGCTCCGTTAGCAGTGCCGAATACCGCTGGTTTTTAGTCCGGGCAGTTCCCATTCGCGACGAAAACGATGAAATTATATTATGGATTGGTTCGCATACAGATATTGACGTACATAAGCGATTTCAGGAAGAACTGCAAATACGCGACGAAAAGCTACAACGTATGCTCCAGCAGGCTCCGGCGCATTTTTGTTTAGTAAAAGGGCCAGATCAGATTATTGATTTTGCCACTCCGGGCATTCAGCAACTTTTTGGTAACCGCGAATGCATTGGATTACCCATTGGTACAGCCTGGCCCGAAATTGAGGAACAAGGCCTAACCCGCTTAATGAAGCAAGTATACTCCAGCGGAGAGCCCCTCGTTTTTCAGGAAACCAAAGTAATGGTAGACCGCCTTAATAAAGGGCAATTACAAGAAGGTTATTTTAGCTTTACTTACCAGCCTTTCCGGGACAGCCAAAACAGGATAGAAGGCGTACTCATTTTAGCCGTTGAAGTCACCGACCAAGTAATAGCTAAACGGCAGGCCGAAATACTAACCAAACAACTACGTGCCGAAAAAGAACGATTTGAATTTCTGGCCGAAACTATACCGCAATTTATCTGGACTACGGACCAGCAAGGCTACCACGATTACTTTAACCAACGCTGGATTAATTATACCGGCTACGATGTAGAAGCGAGCCGGGGTACCGAAATGTGGCGAAATCTACTGCACCCGGACGACAGGGAACGATCTCAAACCCGCTGGGAACATTCGCTACGAACCGGTGAATTTTACGAAGTAGAATATCGGTTTAAAAGCAAAGAAGGAAACTATCGCTGGTTTTTAGGGCAGGCTACCCCCATGCACGATGTCAACGGCAACATTACCAAATGGTTTGGAACCTGCACCGATATTGAAGAAAAAAAACGCTCCGAAGAAGAATTATTAACTATTAACCAGGAACTCCGCAAAACCAACGAAGATTTAGATAGCTTTGTCTACACGGCCTCGCACGATTTAAAATTACCCATTATAAGTATGTCGCGCATCTTTAGCGAGCTTACCCGTTCGGCGCAGTTTACAGCACCCGATGCCGAAATACTAATAACCATGTTTCATAAATCGCTGGATCAGCTTCATACTACCATCCGGGATTTAACCGACATTGTGCAGGTACAAAAAAACTTAGACCAACATCAGGAAATTACTTTGTTCACTGATGTTATTCAGGAAGTTCAGTTAAGCATACAAGACATAATTAAAGAATCGGATGCTCAAATTATTGCTCATTTTGAGGCAGCCCCTACTATTTACTTTTCGCGCGTTAATCTTAAAAGTATTATCTACAACTTACTTAGTAACGCTATAAAGTACCGTTCTCCGCACCGAAAACCAGTTATAAACATAAAAACAGATAAAGAAAATGAATTTATAGTACTAACCGTACAGGATAATGGATTAGGTATTAACTTAGAGCGGCATAAAGGCAAACTATTTCAAATGTTTAAGCGCTTTCATAACCATGTAGGTGGTTCCGGAATTGGCTTATACATTATAAACCGGATTGTACAGAACAATGGCGGACATATAGAATTAACCAGCGAAGTAGATGCCGGCACCACTTTTAAAGTATACTTAAAGCAGCAGGAGCGGACGCGCAGTACATGA
- a CDS encoding response regulator, translating to MRKIIPLDLIMLVDDDDTTNYLNHRLLTQLKAAHQIKVVKDGEKALEYLTHACDKANHATHPCPDLVFMDIKMPVMDGFEFLEMYQQADLALKNKVIILMLTSSASFYDLERLKKYEAVKKHYSKSLSEADVKEILTEYFPEHITAVEN from the coding sequence ATGAGAAAAATTATACCCCTAGATTTAATAATGCTGGTAGATGACGACGACACTACTAATTACCTGAATCATCGTTTGTTAACTCAGTTAAAAGCCGCTCATCAAATTAAAGTGGTGAAAGACGGCGAAAAAGCGCTTGAATACTTAACGCACGCTTGCGATAAAGCAAATCACGCTACCCATCCTTGTCCGGATTTAGTATTTATGGACATTAAAATGCCGGTAATGGATGGTTTTGAATTTCTGGAAATGTACCAGCAAGCAGACTTAGCCTTAAAAAATAAAGTAATTATTTTAATGTTAACTTCTTCGGCCAGCTTTTACGACCTGGAACGTTTAAAAAAATACGAAGCGGTTAAAAAACATTATTCCAAATCTCTTTCCGAAGCCGACGTAAAAGAAATACTGACGGAGTATTTTCCGGAACACATTACCGCTGTAGAAAACTAG
- a CDS encoding DUF421 domain-containing protein — translation MDLEQNTYLQVAFRAVAVYVFIILAIRLFGKKELSQLSVIDLVFILLISNAVQNAMVGTNTTLAGGLVAAGALFVANYLLKLTIYRSRVWSKLLQGEPVMLIYRGQVKPENLRKVHLSIAELEGAAREHGVEHLREVDLAVLEIDGNISILTHDFKQQHISRRKTRPPQTNNID, via the coding sequence ATGGATTTAGAACAAAATACCTACCTGCAAGTTGCTTTTCGGGCAGTAGCAGTGTACGTATTTATTATCCTAGCCATCCGGTTATTTGGTAAAAAAGAACTTTCTCAACTATCGGTTATTGATTTAGTATTTATACTGCTCATCAGCAATGCAGTGCAAAATGCAATGGTGGGTACTAATACTACTCTTGCCGGCGGGTTGGTAGCAGCAGGTGCCTTGTTTGTAGCCAACTACCTTTTAAAATTAACTATTTACCGTTCGCGCGTTTGGAGTAAGCTCTTACAAGGCGAACCAGTTATGCTTATTTACAGAGGGCAGGTAAAACCCGAAAATTTGCGCAAAGTTCATTTGTCTATAGCAGAATTAGAGGGAGCCGCCCGGGAACATGGCGTGGAGCATTTACGCGAAGTAGATTTAGCCGTTTTAGAAATTGATGGCAATATTAGTATCCTGACCCACGATTTTAAGCAACAACATATTAGCCGCCGTAAAACCAGGCCTCCCCAGACCAATAATATAGATTAG